A genomic stretch from Pochonia chlamydosporia 170 chromosome 4, whole genome shotgun sequence includes:
- a CDS encoding 60S ribosomal protein L34 (similar to Metarhizium acridum CQMa 102 XP_007808009.1), which translates to MATQRVTYRRRNGYNTRSNRTRVVKTPGGELRLLHIKKRGTVPKCGDCGSKLSGIPALRPREYSQISKPQKTVQRAYGGSRCGGCVRDRIVRAFLIEEQKIVKKVLKEQEQSQKKK; encoded by the exons ATGGCGACCCAACGAGTTACCTACCGCCGCCGCAACGG CTACAACACTCGTTCCAACCGAACCAGAGTTGTCAAGACTCCTGGTGGCGAACTCCGACTGTTGCACATCAAGAAGCGCGGCACTGTCCCTAAATGCGGTGACTGTGGCTCTAAGCTCTCTGGC ATTCCTGCCCTCCGACCCCGAGAGTACTCGCAGATCTCGAAGCCTCAGAAAACTGTCCAGCGGGCCTATGGTGGCTCGAGATGCGGCGGCTGCGTTCGCGACCGCATTGTCCGAGCCTTCCTGATCGAGGAGCAGaagattgtcaagaaggTGCtcaaggagcaggagcagagccaaaagaagaaataa
- a CDS encoding DNA repair protein Rad9 (similar to Cordyceps militaris CM01 XP_006674665.1): MAVLSFTLSEEGVSAFRDALICLNKFSDDVSLEARKDSFVLTTLNNSKSAYASFKFATTRFFSKYQFMPIGQFRDRFYCTLYIRSLISLFRSRSSSESQRDAEKQTLVDRCDIIVEDGEGVRSRFIARVVFRNGLTSTHRLPFEVVVPVHAKFSRQDAPQHWTISSRTLRQLMDHFGPGIEYLDINTDGDHVNFTCFSEKTVSQDAVLKKPLQTSIAVEADEFDDIDVEDKLHIVISVKDFRAIIQHAGITGNAITARYSLPAKPIQLSYSGDALACEFLVMTVGERGSNPAQKTKKGRKGATAGAGPHLEAASCRTSVAPNETVSNLQPHTTSQSIYPSAKSAVPNPTPHRSAARASASRIGAFDLRPSQKPPAPTIRSESLFVDDDGWEPVRDEEEDVEQNTRLEWDHSADPNPSAMQLSRIEERHAASLGRQQAADANAAAESTYLEPTQKLSDVKGLALFPD, encoded by the exons ATGGCCGTCTTGTCCTTCACGCTAAGCGAAGAAGGCGTGTCTGCCTTTCGGGATGCCCTCATATGTCTCAATAAATTCAGCGATGATGTGTCTCTGGAAGCCCGCAAGGATTCG TTCGTCCTGACAACCTTGAACAACTCCAAGTCGGCGTATGCGAGCTTCAAATTCGCCACAACCAGATTCTTCTCCAAATACCAATTTATGCCCATCGGCCAATTTCGCGATAGATTCTATTGCACGCTATATATAAGG TCGCTCATATCTCTGTTCCGCAGCCGTTCAAGCTCAGAAAGTCAACGGGATGCCGAGAAGCAGACTCTCGTAGACAGATGTGACATCATAGTCGAAGACGGAGAGGGCGTCAGAAGCCGATTCATCGCTCGTGTTGTGTTTCGGAATGGTCTTACATCCACCCATCGTCTACCTTTCGAGGTCGTTGTACCCGTCCACGCAAAGTTTAGTAGACAGGACGCTCCGCAGCATTGGACAATATCATCGCGGACTCTTCGTCAACTCATGGATCACTTTGGACCCGGCATCGAGTACTTAGACATTAACACCGACGGTGATCATGTGAACTTCACCTGTTTCAGCGAAAAGACAGTTAGTCAGGATG CTGTCTTAAAAAAACCGTTGCAGACCTCTATTGCCGTCGAAGCGGATGAGTTTGACGATATTGACGTTGAAGATAAGCTGCACATCGTCATTTCTGTCAAAGACTTCCGCGCCATCATCCAACACGCAGGAATTACTGGAAATGCCATCACTGCGAGATATTCACTCCCAGCAAAACCTATTCAACTATCATATTCTGGAGACGCCCTGGCCTGCGAATTTCTGGTCATGACCGTTGGGGAGCGTGGCAGCAATCCTGCCcaaaagacgaaaaaggGTCGCAAGGGAGCAACAGCTGGTGCAGGTCCACACTTGGAAGCCGCTTCTTGCAGGACAAGTGTTGCCCCAAATGAGACCGTCTCAAATTTGCAACCTCACACGACGTCGCAATCTATTTACCCAAGTGCAAAATCGGCCGTACCCAACCCAACGCCTCATCGTAGTGCTGCTAGAGCCAGCGCGTCACGAATCGGTGCCTTTGACCTACGGCCCTCTCAGAAACCCCCTGCCCCTACCATCCGCTCAGAAAGCTTGttcgtcgacgacgacgggTGGGAACCTGTGagagacgaggaagaggatgtcGAACAGAATACCAGGCTGGAATGGGACCATAGTGCTGACCCG AACCCATCCGCGATGCAGCTGAGTCGCATCGAAGAGCGGCATGCAGCCAGCTTAGGACGTCAGCAAGCGGCAGATGCCAACGCAGCCGCAGAATCAACATATTTGGAACCTACACAAAAGCTATCGGATGTCAAAGGCCTGGCCTTATTTCCTGACTAG
- a CDS encoding transcription factor, FAR1-related protein (similar to Metarhizium robertsii ARSEF 23 XP_007818692.1), with product MPNTPPPALLPPPEGIFRSFDDLMASVQRVAKDQGYGIVKLRASNYRDGKPTRYDLVCDRGGVKYNSTAKKRNPSTRKIDCPFRAKAVCEVQLGNQWRFALQEPRHNHEPRVPSGTPGQENAPLATTIRSFTNKLDRLSHDMAQGFMRIEQRLENIEKRMENLEARAGGYEPRFQTIESRLQNMEGPRMDGMGMDDVESRLLASTVM from the coding sequence ATGCCGAACACGCCGCCACCAGCTCTACTTCCACCTCCGGAGGGCATATTTCGATCCTTCGACGATCTCATGGCTTCTGTTCAAAGGGTCGCCAAAGATCAGGGATACGGAATTGTAAAGCTTCGCGCATCTAATTATCGAGATGGAAAACCAACGCGTTATGATCTTGTTTGTGATCGTGGAGGAGTCAAGTACAACAGCACCGCCAAGAAGCGCAATCCATCGACACGCAAAATCGACTGCCCATTTCGTGCCAAGGCCGTGTGCGAAGTCCAACTAGGAAATCAATGGAGGTTCGCTTTGCAGGAGCCTCGTCACAATCACGAACCTCGAGTTCCCTCGGGAACGCCTGGCCAGGAAAATGCGCCATTAGCGACAACCATTCGGTCattcaccaacaagctggatcGGCTGAGCCATGATATGGCCCAAGGATTTATGCGTATTGAGCAACGATTGGAAAACATCGAGAAGCGGATGGAGAACCTGGAGGCTCGGGCTGGGGGGTATGAGCCTCGGTTCCAAACAATTGAGTCTAGGCTCCAAAACATGGAAGGGCCGCgcatggatggcatgggaatgGATGACGTTGAATCGCGCCTTTTGGCCTCTACGGTCATGTAG
- a CDS encoding Regulator of chromosome condensation, RCC1 (similar to Metarhizium robertsii ARSEF 23 XP_007818690.1) gives MEAIFAIGSNGSGQLGIGHEEDVSVPKPVQFHPKPPNSRITAIAAGGNHTLILCESGDLYWSGDPSTGACGINSVSNASAFQPVRLVRDGHEDQIGSPVLIAATWEASFVVSKDSTGRRTSIFSFGMGMRGELGSGELILRTPSATKLPNFPPPGCEIVDLAACMGHVVTVLDNGDAYGWGNCRKSQVGEPAGVVYEPRRIDGIGFGVTRAVCTKEATCFFGEPGSGKMQALGSDKWGIISKSPSVAPSWTDIAAGWGAVYILKEDGVLQAWGRDDHGQLPPPNLPRIKQIAIGSEHVVALSLDGDVLSWGWGEHGNCGPRVENNNVKGRWNVIASSKFIPADSQITRIGAGCATSWICIGREPLDHNPPRSTQSG, from the coding sequence ATGGAAgccatcttcgccattgGGTCGAATGGATCAGGACAGCTGGGTATTGGACATGAAGAGGATGTATCCGTTCCGAAGCCAGTTCAATTTCACCCTAAACCTCCAAACTCCAGAATAACAGCGATCGCTGCCGGTGGCAACCACACACTAATTTTGTGCGAATCCGGCGATCTATACTGGAGCGGTGATCCGTCTACTGGAGCTTGTGGCATTAACAGCGTCTCCAACGCCTCTGCATTTCAGCCAGTTCGTCTTGTTcgtgatggacatgaagaCCAGATTGGATCTCCTGTTCTCATCGCAGCAACTTGGGAGGCTTCTTTCGTTGTGTCAAAAGATAGCACTGGGAGAAGAACTAGCATCTTTAGCTTTGGAATGGGTATGAGGGGCGAGCTTGGTTCTGGAGAACTCATCCTCCGAACTCCATCAGCTACTAAGCTACCAAACTTCCCTCCGCCGGGATGCGAGATAGTTGACCTGGCAGCGTGCATGGGACATGTTGTTACTGTGCTCGACAACGGAGATGCCTACGGCTGGGGCAACTGTAGGAAGTCGCAAGTGGGAGAACCAGCCGGCGTCGTCTACGAGCCTCGAAGGATAGACGGCATCGGATTCGGAGTTACACGCGCGGTTTGTACCAAGGAAGCGACCTGTTTCTTCGGAGAGCCTGGGAGTGGAAAAATGCAAGCATTGGGGTCGGACAAGTGGGGGATTATCTCCAAGAGTCCCAGTGTGGCGCCATCGTGGACAGATATTGCCGCTGGTTGGGGTGCTGTTTACATCCTGAAAGAGGACGGGGTTTTGCAGGCTTGGGGTAGAGATGATCATGGTCAACTTCCACCGCCGAATCTGCCTCGCATAAAGCAAATCGCAATTGGTAGTGAACATGTTGTTGCTTTGTCACTAGATGGCGATGTGTTGTCATGGGGTTGGGGTGAGCACGGCAATTGTGGTCCCAGGGTGGAAaacaacaatgtcaaagGCCGGTGGAATGTAATTGCATCATCAAAGTTTATTCCTGCAGATTCTCAGATCACTAGAATCGGCGCAGGGTGTGCTACAAGCTGGATATGTATAGGCCGAGAACCATTGGATCACAATCCCCCCCGTTCGACCCAGTCTGGGTGA
- a CDS encoding dual specificity phosphatase, catalytic domain-containing protein (similar to Aspergillus clavatus NRRL 1 XP_001269801.1), whose product MAASMESQLMAGGQVDTDPHTSDPPLLRENSQFKTYRTSRFEYPDVRVFFRPHVKAAELPRTPAPLPLLVCIPGLGGSVAQFHPLLSSLVDLAPCLSIDFPGGGRSRYAVTSWTAYTPEALSELLELIIEDHRDKEQGQGIVLIGHSMGTMLAAQLASTSLLHKHVVALVAVCPTAGPPDEQKSSLFRRLLWIPGWIFSLWRAWDGKGGPLSPSVSRFVGEEADAELRVMQYRFNQQSRTPVWRRMAYGSLPVYDHGKPTGGLPGLEAWAGVKAPVYLIAGEDDHLTPPGEIYKILEVLGGDKDNMQPNGSQPNQDGQVLSSLLTTQVGSQSGATRHDATDERFIKTKSESASADSIDEEPSTPVESAALVPPQPEHPTQIVQSFVMPSPANHALLYMPRCSRVLAGLISDFLASCVTQRLSLAWQLQYLSREGKWDVKNLNKWKSVAPVSDIIGPKGQPIFRAMKTLREADDVHCPSEFVRKWSHVIKDVIDISKDQPVYDPRGLERGGVHYHKFPTVSKIPPQPHEVESFIKLVDKLRLAQKERADAESWEHPEKCVIGVHCHYGFNRTGFFIVCYLVERCDFGVQEAIQAFAQARPNGIRHSHFLDRLYMRYNAE is encoded by the coding sequence ATGGCAGCGTCAATGGAGTCGCAGCTCATGGCTGGCGGGCAAGTTGACACGGATCCCCACACGTCGGATCCCCCTTTGCTCAGAGAAAACTCGCAATTTAAGACATACAGAACGAGTCGTTTCGAGTATCCCGACGTGAGGGTGTTTTTTAGGCCGCATGTCAAAGCCGCCGAACTGCCAAGGACACCTGCCCCATTACCGCTCTTGGTTTGCATACCAGGCTTGGGAGGTTCAGTTGCGCAATTTCATCCGCTGTTGAGTAGTCTAGTCGACCTTGCCCCTTGCTTATCCATCGACTTCCCTGGAGGCGGCCGTTCACGGTATGCTGTCACGTCTTGGACCGCGTACACGCCGGAAGCGCTGAGTGAATTGCTGGAGCTCATCATCGAGGACCATCGTGATAAGGAACAGGGTCAAGGAATAGTCTTGATTGGACACAGCATGGGTACTATGTTGGCTGCACAGCTTGCAAGTACAAGCTTATTACACAAGCACGTCGTGGCTCTGGTGGCAGTTTGTCCAACAGCAGGCCCGCCAGACGAGCAAAAGTCCTCTCTTTTCAGACGACTCTTATGGATACCAGGATGGATATTCTCCCTCTGGAGAGCTTGGGATGGAAAAGGGGGACCCCTCAGCCCGAGCGTATCGCGTTTCGTAGGCGAGGAAGCCGATGCGGAGTTGAGGGTGATGCAATACCGAttcaatcaacagagcaGGACCCCGGTTTGGAGGCGTATGGCATATGGTTCGCTTCCGGTCTACGACCACGGTAAACCAACGGGTGGATTACCTGGTCTTGAAGCATGGGCAGGGGTGAAAGCGCCAGTATATCTGATTGCCGGCGAAGATGACCATTTGACACCACCTGGGGAAATTTACAAGATCCTTGAGGTGCTAGGTGGCGACAAAGATAATATGCAACCcaatggcagccagccaaaccaagATGGACAGGTCCTCTCGAGTTTACTAACTACGCAGGTGGGATCACAAAGTGGTGCTACACGCCATGACGCTACAGATGAAAGGTTCATCAAAACCAAGTCTGAAAGTGCAAGCGCAGACAGCATTGATGAGGAACCGTCGACCCCGGTGGAATCAGCGGCATTGGTGCCTCCACAGCCGGAGCACCCGACTCAAATTGTTCAATCATTCGTCATGCCCTCCCCAGCAAACCATGCCCTGCTGTACATGCCACGGTGCTCGAGAGTCCTGGCTGGGCTGATCTCAGATTTTCTCGCCTCTTGTGTTACTCAGCGATTGTCATTAGCCTGGCAACTGCAGTATCTGTCCCGCGAAGGGAAGTGGGATGTGAAAAATTTGAATAAGTGGAAGTCCGTTGCGCCTGTATCCGACATAATTGGGCCAAAAGGACAACCCATTTTTCGAGCCATGAAGACACTTAGAGAGGCAGATGATGTGCATTGTCCATCTGAATTTGTTCGTAAATGGTCTCACGTTATCAAGGATGTCATCGACATCTCCAAAGACCAGCCTGTTTACGACCCGCGCGGTTTGGAGCGAGGCGGTGTGCATTATCACAAGTTTCCCACTGTGTCCAAGATTCCGCCTCAACCTCACGAGGTCGAATCATTCATCAAACTTGTAGACAAGCTGCGCCTTGCTCAAAAGGAGCGAGCGGATGCAGAGAGCTGGGAGCACCCCGAGAAATGTGTTATTGGCGTTCACTGTCACTATGGGTTCAATCGGACCGGCTTTTTCATAGTGTGTTATCTTGTTGAACGCTGTGATTTTGGTGTCCAGGAGGCAATCCAAGCCTTCGCCCAGGCTAGACCAAACGGTATTCGACACTCCCACTTTCTGGATCGGTTGTATATGCGGTATAACGCGGAGTGA
- a CDS encoding MFS monocarboxylate transporter (similar to Cordyceps militaris CM01 XP_006666395.1), protein MKASPSSDAGDVEKATSRRASEITQHENGAESPGNRTNIRSCKLTTSPSQCHGPAEGREHCLDLGSSQESVSTPINHGYDNELGEPGDTAGANHNVIDRVLSRITSASSYDPGPPPDGGWLAWTQCAVGHLVIFNTWGWINSFGTFQTYYTQLLHRASSDISWIGSVNVFLLFFVGTLTGRLVDAGYFRVLFLLGTVLMAVGIFTVSVCSEYWHFLLAQGLCLGIGHGCLFCPTLAVLSTYFLRRRALALGIAACGSVTGGLIFPGMVRQMLPWAGFPWTVRAIGFVQLATMILANFLARPRIKPRKAGPLVEWSAFLELEYTFYAAGAFFNFWGVYFAFFYVAAFSRDGLHPPLSYQESLNMLLILNGVGAIGRIAPNYVADQIGAINVFIPTSIIASLMMFCFIVIRDPVGLYVWVVFYGIAAAGIQSLFPAALSFLTTDLRKLGVRMGMVFTIVSFAVLTGPPIAGAIIDSAGGYTGAKAFAGSAIAIGCGFLVAAKMTKMRKSGQSWTSRI, encoded by the exons ATGAAGGCGTCGCCCAGCAGCGacgctggtgatgttgaaaaggcaACTAGTAGGCGAGCCTCCGAAATCACACAGCACGAAAATGGCGCGGAAAGCCCAGGCAATAGGACAAATATCAGGAGTTGCAAACTGACTACATCCCCAAGCCAGTGCCATGGTCCTGCTGAGGGCAGAGAGCATTGCCTCGACCTTGGAAGCAGTCAAGAGAGCGTCTCGACTCCTATAAACCATGGCTACGACAATGAGTTGGGCGAGCCCGGTGATACTGCTGGCGCTAATCATAATGTAATTGACCGTGTCTTGAGCCGAATTacatcagcatcaagttATGACCCAGGGCCTCCCCCGGACGGTGGGTGGCTTGCCTGGACTCAAT GTGCCGTCGGCCATCTCGTCATATTCAATACATG GGGTTGGATCAACTCCTTTGGCACTTTCCAGACATACTACACTCAGCTCCTTCACAGAGCTTCTAGCGACATATCATGGATAGGTTCAGTCAatgtcttcctcctcttctttgtGGGCACCCTCACCGGCCGCCTCGTGGACGCCGGCTACTTCCGCGTGCTTTTCTTGTTGGGAACCGTTTTAATGGCAGTGGGCATATTTACAGTGTCCGTATGCTCCGAATATTGGCATTTTCTGTTGGCCCAGGGCCTGTGTTTGGGCATTGGTCATGGGTGTCTCTTTTGCCCAACCCTGGCGGTTTTGTCCACGTACTTCCTGCGTCGACGGGCACTCGCCTTGGGAATCGCTGCATGCGGCAGCGTAACAGGAGGCCTTATCTTTCCTGGCATGGTCCGCCAGATGCTTCCCTGGGCGGGTTTCCCCTGGACAGTCCGAGCCATTGGCTTTGTGCAGCTTGCAACTATGATTCTGGCCAACTTTCTAGCTCGTCCGCGAATCAAACCTCGCAAGGCTGGGCCGCTGGTAGAGTGGTCAGCATTCTTGGAACTGGAGTACACGTTTTATGCCGCTGGAGCCTTCTTT AACTTCTGGGGTGTATATTTTGCCTTCTTTTACGTGGCTGCCTTTTCGCGAGACGGTTTGCACCCTCCGCTGTCATATCAAGAGTCCCTGAATAtgctcctcatcctcaacggTGTGGGTGCGATTGGACGAATTGCTCCGAATTATGTGGCTGATCAAATCGGCGCCATCAATGTTTTCATCCCGACCAGTATCATTGCGAGCCTGATGATGTTTTGCTTCATTGTCATACGAGACCCCGTCGGCCTCTACGTATGGGTTGTCTTTTACGGGATAGCGGCTGCTGGTATCCAAAGCCTCTTTCCGGCCGCGTTATCCTTCCTGACAACGGACCTTCGCAAGCTGGGGGTTCGAATGGGAATGGTGTTTACTATTGTGTCCTTTGCCGTGCTGACGGGACCACCAATTGCAGGCGCCATCATTGATAGTGCAGGAGGATACACGGGAGCCAAAGCATTCGCTGGCagtgccattgccattgggTGTGGTTTTCTCGTTGCGGCAAAGATGACGAAAATGCGAAAGTCGGGGCAGAGTTGGACCTCTCGAATATAA
- a CDS encoding prephenate dehydrogenase (similar to Aspergillus terreus NIH2624 XP_001208892.1): MALTDMNPPAGMENFVVGLIGMGDMGKMYAERLSAAGWRILACDREDRFDSLREQYAGKNNIEICRNGHYVSRASDYIIYSVEAAIIDRVIAQFGPSTKMGAIVGGQTSCKSPEIRAFEEYLPPDVHIVSCHSLHGPGVDTHNQPLVLIQHRAPDEALRKVETVLSCLRSKFVYLTAQEHDRITADTQAVTHAAFLSMGKAWHANSQFPWELNRYVGGIENVKINTMLRIYGQKWHVYAGLAILNPEAKKQVAQYAESVTALYKLMLKGDLDGLRNRVYHARDKVFGSASDWDGRPLIEPSILSSFSLGKPTDAPPRPNNHLSLLGMVDCWAALDIVPYDHMLCSTPLFRLRLGVTEHLFRNTSLLDETLRTAVEDKMYRSDDLEFTFAARGWAECVSLGHFETWEKRFVSTQEFFQPRFAEAKVVGDQMMRKVLESYKEDEK, from the exons ATGGCCCTCACAGATATGAATCCCCCAGCTGGGATGGAGAACTTTGTCGTTGGCTTGATCGGCATGGGCGATATGGGCAAGATGTATGCCGAAAGACTGTCTGCAGCCGGATGGAG AATCCTGGCGTGCGATAGAGAAGATAGATTCGATAGCCTCAGAGAACAATATGCTGGAAAA aataatatagaaatTTGCCGCAATGGCCACTATGTCTCACGGGCTAGCGACTACATCATATACAGCGTCGAAGCCGCCATCATTGACCGTGTGATCGCGCAATTTGGGCCTT CGACAAAGATGGGTGCCATCGTAGGCGGACAGACCTCTTGCAAGTCGCCCGAAATTAGAGCATTTGAGGAATACTTGCCGCCAGATGTTCACATTGTATCGTGCCACTCGCTGCATGGTCCGGGCGTTGATACACATAATCAGCCTTTAGTTCTCATTCAACACCGTGCCCCGGATGAGGCTTTGCGGAAGGTAGAGACCGTACTTAGCTGCTTGCGATCAAAATTCGTTTACTTGACTGCTCAAGAGCATGATCGCATCACGGCAGATACGCAAGCCGTTACCCACGCGGCATTTTTGTCCATGGGAAAGGCTTGGCACGCAAACAGTCAGTTTCCTTGGGAGTTGAATCGTTATGTGGGTGGCATCGAGAATGTCAAGATCAATACCATGCTGCGAATCTACGGCCAGAAGTGGCACGTTTATGCAGGTCTAGCCATCCTGAATCCGGAGGCTAAAAAACAAGTGGCTCAGTACGCTGAGAGCGTGACTGCCTTGTATAAACTCATGCTCAAAGGGGACCTTGATGGGCTTCGAAACAGAGTTTATCATGCCAGGGACAAGGTGTTCGGCTCGGCATCGGATTGGGACGGTCGACCTTTGATTGAACCTTCGATTTTGTCGTCATTTTCACTCGGCAAGCCAACAGATGCCCCGCCGAGGCCGAACAATCATCTGAGCCTTCTAGGGATGGTAGACTGTTGGGCTGCTCTGGACATTGTTCCATATGACCATATGCTCTGTAGCACACCCCTTTTCCGACTCCGACTCGGCGTGACTGAACACTTATTCCGCAATACGTCACTGCTGGACGAAACATTACGAACGGCAGTGGAGGACAAGATGTATCGAAGCGATGATCTTGAGTTCACCTTTGCAGCACGAGGCTGGGCTGAGTGCGTTTCACTTGGCCACTTTGAGACATGGGAAAAAAGATTTGTAAGCACACAGGAGTTCTTCCAGCCGCGTTTTGCAGAGGCCAAGGTTGTCGGTGATCAGATGATGCGGAAAGTCCTGGAGAGCTATaaggaagatgagaaatgA
- a CDS encoding repressible alkaline phosphatase precursor (similar to Aspergillus terreus NIH2624 XP_001218203.1), producing the protein MASEQSPLLGNENQTTDQDGYDGNRVDPKASRWPRIREIGLFIWAVVATAAVIVVAVWTQHNQQTSKHGSRPAKRNLVFMVSDGMGPASLSLTRSYRQHVEGLPEHDTLTLDKHFWGTSRTRSSSSLVTDSAAGATAFSCGKKTYNGAISMLPDFQPCGSVLEAAKKAGYTTGMVVTTDITDATPACFASHVMIRQMQDAIALQEIGHGPLGRSVDLMLGGGRCHFMPNTTSGSCRLDNIDVIAMAEEKYGWSYIDNRKSFDALHEGQSAALPLLGLFASSDVPFEMDRKNMHDVYPSLSEMATTALRALEKATSKSEKGFFLMIEGSRIDHAGHINDPAAQVREVLEYDRTFKAVLDFIDDSDTETVLVATSDHETGGLATALQEPGHLPVYRWYPQVLANATASCENLAASLQNYISSLSASTSKEQLKTWINDNLIIPGLGVVDATDEEISLLADKPDVSVNTFAAIISLRAHIGWSTHGHTAVDVNIYSSGGRDTDQIRGNVENTDIGKFLSHYLDVDVDEITEKLRESIGGDDKDTNKGLYATLGQKGAGNQASDKYHALERS; encoded by the exons ATG GCATCTGAGCAGAGCCCGCTTCTCGGCAACGAGAATCAAACAACAGACCAAGATGGCTATGATGGCAATCGTGTCGACCCAAAAGCTTCTAGATGGCCAAGAATTCGTGAAATCGGCCTCTTCATTTGGGCTGTCGTCGCCACCGCAGCCGTAATAGTCGTGGCCGTGTGGACACAACATAACCAGCAGACATCCAAGCATGGCTCTCGGCCAGCTAAACGCAACCTCGTCTTCATGGTCTCGGATGGCATGGGGCCTGCCTCTCTATCACTAACTCGAAGCTATCGTCAGCATGTTGAGGGCCTGCCTGAGCATGACACTCTGACATTGGACAAGCATTTCTGGGGCACTAGTCGAACCAGatcaagcagctccttgGTCACTGACAGTGCTGCTGGCGCTACCGCCTTTTCTTGTGGTAAAAAAACTTACAATGGTGCCATTTCAATGCTTCCTGATTTTCAGCCTTGTGGCTCCGTTCTAgaagccgccaagaaagCAGGATACACCACAGGAATGGTTGTCACCACGGACATTACGGACGCAACTCCAGCTTGCTTTGCCAGTCATGTCATGATAAGGCAAATGCAGGACGCCATTGCCTTGCAGGAAATTGGCCATGGACCTTTGGGCCGTTCTGTCGACCTCATGCTTGGCGGCGGGCGTTGTCATTTcatgccaaacaccacctcCGGTAGCTGCCGCCTGGATAATATTGACGTGATTGCGATGGCAGAGGAGAAATATGGGTGGTCTTACATCGACAATCGTAAGAGCTTTGATGCCCTACACGAAGGTCAAAGTGCCGCTTTGCCGTTATTGGGGCTGTTCGCCTCGTCAGACGTGCCTTTCGAAATGGACCGGAAGAACATGCATGACGTCTATCCAAGTCTCAGTGAGATGGCGACGACCGCCCTACGAGCCCTCGAGAAAGCCACTTCAAAAAGCGAGAAGGGCTTTTTTCTCATGATTGAGGGCAGCCGAATTGACCATGCCGGGCACATCAATGACCCTGCCGCCCAGGTACGAGAGGTCCTTGAATACGATAGAACATTCAAAGCAGTCTTGGATTTCATCGATGATAGCGACACCGAAACCGTTCTCGTAGCCACCAGTGATCACGAAACTGGAGGGCTCGCGACCGCGCTTCAGGAACCTGGCCACCTACCCGTTTATCGATGGTACCCGCAGGTCCTGGCAAACGCTACTGCATCATGTGAAAACTTGGCTGCCTCATTACAGAATTACATTTCCTCCCTCTCCGCATCTACTTCAAAGGAACAGCTCAAAACATGGATAAATGACAACCTTATTATCCCCGGGTTaggtgttgttgatgccacTGACGAGGAGATCTCACTGCTAGCAGACAAACCCGACGTCTCCGTCAATACATTTGCGGCCATTATTTCACTTCGCGCACACATTGGTTGGAGCACCCATGGCCATACTGCCGTCGATGTCAATATCTACAGCTCTGGTGGTCGAGATACTGACCAAATTCGCGGAAATGTTGAGAATACTGACATCGGCAAGTTTCTGAGTCACTACTTAGACGTTGATGTCGACGAAATCACCGAGAAACTTAGAGAGTCCAttggcggcgacgacaaAGACACTAACAAGGGACTCTACGCCACACTGGGCCAAAAGGGGGCCGGGAATCAGGCATCTGATAAATACCATGCCCTCGAAAGATCATGA